From the Drosophila gunungcola strain Sukarami unplaced genomic scaffold, Dgunungcola_SK_2 000010F, whole genome shotgun sequence genome, one window contains:
- the LOC128263644 gene encoding uncharacterized protein LOC128263644, with the protein MLKITQSSEEIINQKANILKYKIQLIKEEIINIIYAITWAKSNTINSFVLTNTETKIVEEIFKKENNLFFNIEELLEFARIKLATNGNDLIYIISLPTIESDNCRTLKIKAIKKAQIINDIKYENFLECKRQLLAIIKPCESYNDKTICNSENLLDLSNDTCVNALLNLREPECKMINNQHIPDFEEILPGTILLNNFNGPVSLDEKLLQLQGSFIIQYRNSTVTIGETIFKSKEINVVEPEPPLFQLLGEKTKLEEVLSLQMVKELNINNTKALEKLRSKATIESSVSYGSAIILLLLIIGSITELLRRRRSTERTPVSGQKRKKSPRTPDLYSTTLRPRTVAFKEGRVNTQNNTISQTEEMKESINCTTNSKAMLSIKF; encoded by the exons atgttgaaaattacccagagctcggaagaaatcataaatcagaaagcaaatattttaaagtataaaattcaattaataaaagaagaaataattaacataatatacgcaattacatgggccaaatctaatacaataaattcatttgtacttacaaacacagaaaccaaaatagtggaagaaatttttaaaaaagaaaataacttattttttaacatagaagaattattggaatttgctcgaatcaaattagccacaaatggcaacgaccttatttacattattagcttaccaaccattgaatcagataattgtagaactttaaaaattaaagcaataaaaaaagcccaaataatcaatgatataaaatatgaaaattttttagaatgtaagagacaattattggcaataattaaaccttgtgaatcctataatgataagacaatttgtaattcagaaaatttgttagatttaagcaatgatacttgcgtaaacgctctattaaaccttcgagaaccagaatgtaagatgatcaacaatcaacatataccggatttcgaagaaatactaccaggcaccatcctgctaaacaacttcaatggaccagtctcactagatgaaaaacttctacaactgcaaggctctttcataatacaatatcgtaattcgacggtaacaattggtgaaaccatcttcaagtcaaaggaaatcaacgtagtcgaaccagaacctccgttattccaactattgggcgaaaagactaagttagaggaagttctctcactacaaatggtcaaggaactcaacattaacaacacaaaagcgctggaaaaattaagaagcaaggcaaccatagaatcttccgttagctacggatccgccatcatcctactactacttataataggatcaatcacggaactcctacgaagacgtaggtcaacggaaaggacaccagtttccggccagaaacgcaagaaaagcccacgcactccggacctgtactctactacgttgcgaccgagaacagtcgcgtttaaggagggaagagttaacacccaaaataatacaatttctcagacagaggaaatga aagagagcattaattgcacaactaacagcaaagcaatgctctcaataaagttctaa